One genomic region from Haloprofundus salinisoli encodes:
- a CDS encoding aldehyde ferredoxin oxidoreductase family protein yields the protein MHHAQGPLLSIDVGDRTAEEVDVDDVLDSFVGGRGVCTKLAADRIPTDADPFGPENSVLFATGPLQHSQMSFTGRMSATGLSPLTDGLLSSNAGGFLSRNFVATGYAAVEVTGASDELLAVHVTDEGVEFETVPELAEATTSEVTEYVEETREFGSDHTLCVGPAGENRVRFASIMTSEHRAFGRGGLGAALGSKGVKLVTFDGDAESTLDLADVTAEVHREAATADHSMKKSGTAGMTEYASQVGALPTRYFSELSFEGAEAIGGDAVAEKKYKRGTCSACAFACKLPTRDEETGLETEGPEYETVMAFGANAGVADLVAVMKSNQLCDELGMDTISCGDTVSAYLASEDAFGDADLVHELVEQIAYREGVGDRLAEGVARVHEELGVENWSVKGMEFPAHDGRHLNGQGLAFATSNRGADHMYAEVYAKEYPLVPRDQAVAPDGLDGKAPLVVEKENHNAVLDSAVACKFSRDFLSPERLSTLLDAPYDELQEVGARVVELERAFNNARGFDRDDDAVPYDLPDFEAALDEYYEARGWNPDGTVPDAADSSDSAPADD from the coding sequence ATGCACCACGCACAGGGACCACTCCTCTCCATCGACGTCGGCGACCGAACCGCCGAGGAAGTCGACGTGGACGACGTGCTCGACTCGTTCGTCGGCGGCCGCGGCGTCTGCACGAAACTCGCCGCCGACCGCATCCCGACGGACGCCGACCCGTTCGGGCCAGAGAACAGCGTCCTCTTCGCCACCGGTCCGCTGCAGCACTCGCAGATGAGTTTCACCGGCCGGATGAGCGCGACGGGTCTCTCGCCGCTCACCGACGGGTTGCTCTCCTCGAACGCGGGTGGGTTCCTCTCGCGGAACTTCGTCGCAACGGGCTACGCCGCCGTCGAGGTGACCGGTGCGAGCGACGAGTTGCTCGCCGTCCACGTCACCGACGAGGGTGTCGAGTTCGAAACGGTCCCGGAACTCGCCGAGGCGACGACCTCCGAGGTCACCGAGTACGTCGAGGAGACCCGAGAGTTCGGCTCCGACCACACGCTCTGCGTCGGCCCCGCGGGCGAGAACCGCGTCCGCTTCGCTTCCATCATGACCTCCGAGCACCGCGCGTTCGGCCGCGGCGGCCTCGGCGCGGCGCTCGGGTCCAAGGGGGTGAAGCTCGTCACCTTCGACGGCGACGCGGAATCCACTCTGGACCTCGCGGACGTGACCGCGGAGGTCCACCGCGAGGCGGCCACCGCCGACCACTCGATGAAGAAGTCGGGGACGGCGGGCATGACCGAGTACGCGAGCCAGGTCGGGGCGCTGCCGACGCGCTACTTCTCGGAGCTCTCCTTCGAGGGCGCGGAAGCCATCGGCGGCGACGCCGTCGCCGAGAAGAAGTACAAGCGCGGCACCTGCTCGGCCTGCGCGTTCGCCTGCAAACTGCCGACGCGCGACGAGGAGACCGGACTCGAAACTGAGGGGCCGGAGTACGAGACGGTGATGGCGTTCGGCGCGAACGCGGGCGTCGCCGACCTCGTCGCCGTCATGAAGTCGAACCAACTGTGCGACGAACTGGGGATGGACACCATCTCCTGCGGCGACACCGTCTCGGCGTACCTCGCCAGCGAGGACGCCTTCGGCGACGCCGACCTGGTCCACGAACTCGTCGAGCAAATCGCCTACCGCGAGGGCGTCGGCGACAGGCTCGCGGAGGGCGTCGCCCGCGTCCACGAGGAACTGGGCGTCGAGAACTGGAGCGTGAAAGGGATGGAGTTCCCCGCTCACGACGGTCGCCACCTCAACGGACAGGGGCTCGCGTTCGCCACCTCCAACCGCGGCGCGGACCACATGTACGCGGAAGTGTACGCCAAGGAGTACCCGCTGGTCCCCCGCGACCAGGCGGTCGCCCCCGACGGCCTCGACGGGAAAGCGCCGCTGGTCGTCGAAAAGGAGAACCACAACGCGGTGCTCGACAGCGCCGTCGCCTGCAAGTTCTCCCGGGACTTCCTCTCGCCGGAGCGGCTCTCGACGCTGCTCGACGCCCCGTACGACGAGTTGCAGGAGGTCGGTGCACGCGTCGTCGAACTCGAACGCGCGTTCAACAACGCCCGCGGCTTCGACCGCGACGACGACGCGGTCCCGTACGACCTCCCCGACTTCGAGGCGGCGCTCGACGAGTACTACGAGGCCCGAGGCTGGAACCCCGACGGGACCGTTCCCGACGCGGCCGACTCGTCCGACTCGGCCCCCGCAGACGACTGA
- a CDS encoding thiolase family protein: MPTPVIAAARRTAQGKGGGVFEDVRSEDLSIPLIDTILDETGLSGDDVDDLMWGVAQQRGEQDNNVARVIALLSELGENTPATSINRWCASSMQAIISASDAVAAGNRDVIIAGGVENMSRVPMDGDSYQHLHPELSERYNVFQLQMGMTAEKVAEEYGVSREEQDEYALRSHERAAAATDEGYFDDQIVPIETEDGVVDEDEGIRRDTSLETLADLSPAFTGDGTVTAGNSSQISDGAAATLVTSREFAEDHGLDVMAEIGTNAVAGVDPTVMGIGPVPATRNLLERNGRSIDDYDLVELNEAFASQAVYARGELGVDDEKYNVNGGAIALGHPLGASGARLPVAVVHEMIRRDVDRGLATLCVGFGQGAAIEFSR, from the coding sequence ATGCCAACACCAGTCATCGCGGCCGCGCGGCGGACCGCACAGGGTAAAGGCGGCGGCGTCTTCGAGGACGTTCGCAGCGAGGATCTCTCGATTCCGCTCATCGACACCATCCTCGACGAGACGGGGCTCTCCGGCGACGACGTAGACGACCTGATGTGGGGCGTCGCCCAGCAGCGCGGCGAGCAGGACAACAACGTCGCACGCGTCATCGCGCTCCTCTCGGAACTCGGCGAGAACACACCCGCGACGAGCATCAACCGCTGGTGTGCTTCCTCGATGCAGGCAATCATCAGCGCCAGCGACGCCGTCGCCGCGGGCAATCGAGACGTCATCATCGCCGGCGGTGTCGAGAACATGTCTCGCGTGCCGATGGACGGTGACTCCTACCAGCACCTCCACCCGGAGCTCTCCGAGCGCTACAACGTCTTCCAGCTCCAGATGGGGATGACCGCCGAGAAAGTCGCCGAGGAGTACGGCGTCAGCCGCGAGGAGCAGGACGAGTACGCGCTTCGGAGCCACGAGCGCGCCGCGGCGGCGACCGACGAGGGCTACTTCGACGACCAAATAGTGCCCATCGAAACCGAAGACGGCGTCGTCGACGAGGACGAGGGCATCCGCCGCGACACCTCCTTGGAGACGCTCGCAGACCTCTCACCCGCGTTCACCGGCGACGGCACCGTGACGGCGGGCAACTCCTCGCAGATTTCGGACGGGGCGGCGGCGACGCTCGTCACCAGCCGCGAGTTCGCCGAGGACCACGGCCTCGACGTGATGGCCGAAATCGGCACCAACGCCGTCGCGGGCGTCGACCCGACGGTGATGGGTATCGGCCCGGTCCCGGCGACGCGAAACCTCCTCGAACGCAACGGCCGCTCCATCGACGACTACGACCTCGTGGAGCTGAACGAGGCGTTCGCTTCCCAGGCGGTCTACGCGCGCGGCGAACTCGGCGTCGACGACGAGAAGTACAACGTCAACGGCGGCGCAATCGCGCTCGGCCACCCGCTCGGAGCCAGCGGCGCGCGCCTCCCCGTCGCAGTCGTCCACGAGATGATTCGCCGCGACGTCGACCGCGGACTGGCGACGCTCTGCGTCGGTTTCGGCCAGGGCGCGGCCATCGAGTTCTCGCGATAG